The nucleotide window TCCGCACCAATTGATCGAAGGCTGTCTCATCGCTTCGCGAACCGTGCAAGCCAAAGCCTCCTTCATCTACGTCAATCACGAGTATCACGAAGAACGCGAAAATCTGAGAAAGGCGCTCGCTCAAGCCAGGGCAAGGGGACTTCTCGGCAAGAACGTACTCGGTACGGGAGTCGATATCGATCTCGAAGTGTTCGAAGGGCATGGGAGTTATGTGGCCGGGGAAGAAACCGCCATGCTGGAGTCCATGCAGGGCCGGCCCGCGATGCCGCGACAAAAACCGCCATTCTACCCGACGGACTTCGGGCTCTACGGCAAACCGACGCTCGTGAACAATGTTGAGACGTTATGCAATGTTCCGCGGATTCTTCAGAAAGGGGCCGCATGGTTCACGCAGGTAGGAACGGAGAGGTGTCCAGGAACGATGATGTTCTCCCTGAGCGGAGCAGTGAACCGGCCGGGAGTGTACGAAATGCCGATGGGTGTGACGGTTCGCGAGCTCATTGACCGGTGCGGTGGTGGAGTGGTGGGTGGCCGGAAGATCAAAGCGGTCTTCCCTGGTGGGCCGGCATTTTCGATGATCACGGCCGACCAACTTGACCTTCCGATGGATTTCGACTCGCTCAAGAAGGCGGGAACTGGGCTCGGATCAGCCGGGGTCATCGTGGTGGATGACGCCACATGCATGGTGGCCCAGACGCTGAAATTCTCAAATTTCTTTAAGGAAGAAAGCTGCGGACAATGTCCGCCCTGCCGTATGGGAACGATCAATCTCGCGTCGTTGATGACGAAGATTGAACAGGGCGAAGGGACGCAGAGGGACTTGGATAGCTTGCTTCAGCTCTGCGGATTCGTGAAGGGGACCGGCTATTGTACATTGGTCACAGGGGCGGCAGTGCTGGTCCAAAGCAGTATTAAGTTGTTCCAACATGAGTTTGAAGAACATATTCGGTTGCAGCGGTGTCCCTTTCAAGCAGTCGCCGTCGGCGTGAGCACTCATTAAGGGGACCCGATGCCGCACGTGACATTTCTCCATCCGGAAGGGAAGAGCGGGGTCGTAACCAGAAATCTTACGTTGCTCGATGCCGCGAAGGAGTTGGGATTTCGGCTCAATCACGACTGTGGGGGAAATGCCTCGTGTACGACGTGCCGGGTGGAGGTCCAGGCAGGAGGCGAGCATTTGTCAGAAATCGAGTTTGAGGAGCAGGACCTGTTGGATCGCGAGGCACTCAAAGAACCCTGGCATCGGTTGGGATGCCAAGCAAAGGTGCTGGGAGATGTGGTCGTCCGGGTACCGGAAACCAAGTGGGCGGCACCGGCTACGGGAAATTCAGAAGCCCAGGGTGTTGATATTCGGTAAAGAGGTGTTACACTAAGCCAATCCAGGTAGACCAAAGAGGCTGGCCTGGTTATAGAGGAGGAGCACGATGGTCACGATTACGACTGTGGCGGAGCAGAAAATCAAGGAATTGATGACGGAAGAAAAGGACGTCGTTGGGCTGCGGATTTATGTCCGCGGGGGCGGTTGTCACGGCTATCAATACGGAATGGCGTTCGAGTCCAAAATGTCCGATGACGACACTGTGATCGAAAAGGGTGACGTGAAGGTCATTATGGATTCGCAGAGTGCGCCGCTCTTGCAGGGCGCAGAAGTCGATTACGTGGATAGCCTCCAAGGCTCCGGGTTCTCCATCAAGAACCCTCAAGCTAAGACGACCTGCGGTTGCGGCAGTTCGTTCAGCGCTTGACCCAGCTCGATCGCGTTGCGACGGACGAATCGAACGCACGGATTGTAATCAAGGCCAGGATTACCCATTACGTTCGGGCAATCCTGGCCTTGTTTTTTCACGAGAAACGCCAGCGAGTACTTCGTCGAGATGGCTCAAGCCAGCGTAACCAGACGGTATCGGTTTTGCGCCGCCCATCGGCTACACACCGACCATCTTTCTCCCGAGGAGAACTGGGCTGCCTTCGGAAAATGTAACAATCCCAACGGACATGGCCACAATTATGTGGTGCTGGTGACGGTCAAGAGCGGGCTCAAATCAACTGGCGATACAGTCGCGAGCCTCGCTGCGCTGGATCGTGTGGTCACTGACACGATCATCACGAGATTCGATCATCATGATTTGAATCAGGATCCTGAGTTTGCCAGCCGGACAACAACGGGAGAGAATCTGGTCAAGCTGATCTGGGATCTTCTCGTCGAGCAACTGCCGGGCGGATCGCTGGAAAAAGTCGGTGTGGTCGAGACCAGGGATAACTACTTTGAATATGCAGGACCGGCAAGGCCCAATGGGGGATCACATGGCTAAACTGGCAGTGGCACGACGACGGAGGCAAGAAGTGGAAGATGTGAGCCGGGGCGGAAGATCCCCTAATCTAGTCCTTCTTCAATCCCTGGTCACACAGATGTTGCTCGCTCTCGGCGAAAAGCCACGCCGAAACGGATTAGTGAACACCCCGGAGCGGGTGGCAAAAGCCCTCGCCTTCATGACGCAGGGTTATCAACGAAACATCGACCATCTCCTGAACGGAGCACTATTTCCGATCGAGTACGACGAGATGGTCATCGTAAAAGACATCGACTTCTTCAGCCTTTGTGAGCATCACTTGCTGCCTTTCTTCGGCAAGGTCCACGTAGGTTACCTGCCCAATAAGAAGGTGGTGGGGTTGAGCAAGATCCCGCGCATCGTGGACACGTTTGCGAGGCGACTGCAAGTGCAAGAACGGCTGACGACACAGATTGCTGAAACCCTTGAGTCAAAGCTCAACGCGAACGGGGTGGGCGTGGTCGTTGAAGCGCGCCATCTCTGTATGATGATGCGGGGGGTGGAAAAACAGAACACAGTAGCAGTGACCAGTTCGATGCTCGGGACCTTCCGCAGCCAGCAGCAAACCCGCCTCGAGTTTCTGAAGCTCATCAGACGTGGCAGCGTCGGCGATTCGGATTAGCCTTTTGAGCAATTCGACAGAAAATCCCCGACGATCCGATTGAACAACTCCGGCCGCTCAAGATTCGACAGATGTGCCGCTCCGGGAATCGTCGCTAGTTGTGCTCTTGGGATCTGGCCGGCCATAAGCTTTGAGTCAGCGGGTGGGGTGGCCACATCCAGTTCACCGACGATGATCTGGGCAGGACACGTGATCAGGTGCAGGAGGGGAATGGAATCCGGCCGTTCGGCCATGGCCATCAAGTCTCCTGCGATCCCACTGATCTGGTTGCCTTCAATCATCGATCGCACGTTCTGAACCAGCGTTGGATTTGACTGGATAGTCCCAGGGCTCAGCAGTTTGGGAATCATAAGGTCGGCAATCGCAGCCGGCCCTTGAGTATAGGCGACTTGGGCCATCTGGAATCGGCCGAGTCTGCCTTCCGGCGTGTCGGCCTGAGCCCTTGTGTCCGCCAGTATTAAACCCTTCACACGATCGGCAAACTTTCGATAGAACGTGAACAGGATATAGCCTCCCATCGAGAGTCCGACGAATACTGCATGCGGGACCGACAAGTGGTCCAGCAACGCCCGAACATCATCAGCTGCCTGCTCGAGGGTGTAATGCCAGAGGGGAGCATCGGATTCACCGTGTCCTCGTAAATCGATCGTGATGACTCGGTACCCGGACGCAAGAGCCTCCTCCTGCGCGCCCCACATTGTCCGGTTCAGCGGAAAGGCATGGAGAAACACGACAGGGAGTCCGGCCCCCTTGTCGGTATACGCGAGAGCGATGCCGTTGATCTGAGCCTTCATGGGAACCCCAATGTCCAGCGTGATTTCGTACCATCGAGCGATTCAACCGTCAAGGCAGGGTTGACCGGTGATCGGCACGTGCGTATTTGCGGTCGGTTAGGAAAGGCGTATAGAATTCTTCCACGTATCTATGGCACGCGACCAGCATCAGCCAGCCGATTTGTATACTGCTCCGGGAACAATAGCCGACACAAGTATTCGTCCGCTCGCCGCGCGCATGCGTCCCCAATCATTTGAGGATTTTATCGGGCAAGACGAGATCGTCGGCCCAGACCGTCCTCTCCGCAAGGCCATCGAAGCAGATCGGTTATCGTCGGTCATTTTCTGGGGCCCGCCGGGTTGCGGTAAGACGACATTAGCCCATCTCGTCGCTCGCCACACGAGGGCGCACTTCGTCTCGTTCTCCGCCGTGACCAGCGGGATCCCTGAGTTACGCGAAATCGTCAGAATGGCCGAGCACCGATTGGCGACAAGTCGCCAGAAGACGATTCTTTTTGTGGATGAAATTCATCGATTCAATAAGGCGCAGCAGGACGCATTTCTCCCCCACGTCGAACGAGGCACGATCATCTTGGTTGGCGCAACCACGGAAAATCCCTCGTTCGAAGTCATCGCGCCGCTGCTGTCCCGTTCGCTGGTCGTGGTTCTCCATCCACTGCCCGACTTCGCGTTGGGCCAGATTCTGGATCGTGCCTTGTCCGACGGCGAACGAGGCTTCGGAAAACTGGCCATCGTGATGACGGAGGCAGCGAAACAGCGGTTGATCGCGTATGGAAACGGCGACGCGCGGGCGCTATTGACGGCTTTGGAGTTCGTGGTCCAAGAGACTCCGCGACGCTCCGACGGATCGCTCCACATCGATGAAGGCCTTGTCGACGCGGCATTACTGAAGAAGTCCTTGCGATACGACAAGACAGGTGAAGAACACTACAATGTGATATCAGCATACATTAAAAGCCTCCGCGATTCTGATCCGAACGGCGCACTCTACTGGCTGGCGCGCATGCTCGAAGCGGGGGAGGATCCAAAATTTATTGCCCGCCGCATGGTCATTTTTGCTTCTGAAGACATCGGCAATGCCGACCCTTTGGCAATCGTCGTAGCCACTTCCGTTGCACAGGCTGTACAATTCGTCGGGCTCCCGGAGGCACAAATTAATCTCGCCCAGGGAACGACATACCTCGCGTCCCGACCTAAGGACAATGCCTCCTACATCGGCTTGTTGGAAGCACTCGAAGATGCCAAAGCCCATGGAAATCTTGGAGTTCCGTTACACCTTCGGAATGCGGTAACCTCGCTCATGCGGGATCTGGGGTACGGGAAGGGGTATCGGTATGTGCACGAGGACCAGCAGGCTAAGACCGAGCAGACACACCTCCCGGAACCGCTGCAGGGTCGCCAATATTATCGTCCGAAAGACAAATCGCAGTCGACGGGATAGGTGGTTGGACAAAGTCTTCTAATCGGTTATACTTAGATTGATGAAGCGTCAGGAATCCAAGCCAACGGCTGCAGTGTTAGCCTCCCACGAGCGGCGCAAGTTTGTTCGCGCGACACTCATCGGATCGGCATTGGTATCTCCCAAAACCGGGGCCAAGGCGATCACGGCTGTGCTGGATAACGTCAATAGAATCGGAGCCGGTCTTCATGCCAAGGATCGTCTCTCGATGGGAGAAAAGGTCACCGTTTCGTTGGCCTTTCTGGATTCGGAGCGGGCAGAACAGCAAGAGAAGCTCGATGGAACGGTTGCATGGGTGAAGCCGTGGGAAAAAGGATTCTTGATCGGGGTGACGTGGGACGAGGTGGTGACGAAAGAGAAGAATCGCTGGCTGAATTACTACCTTGAAGAAACCATCAAATCGACGATTTAGCTGATTGCCTCCAGTTTTTGTTTAACTCCCAGAAGTTCCGCGGACAGCGCTTCCCACCGTGCGGTGAGACGTTCTAACTCTTTCTTCCAGGTTTCTTGCTGGAGATGGAGGTCGTGCCACTTGCCGAATGCCTTATAGAGTGCCGGGTCAGCCAACTCTTGATCTCGTGCTTTGATCTTCGCCTCATACTCAGCGATCTCCGCTTCGGCCCGCGACACCTGTTTTTCAAGCCGAGCCTGTGTCTTATTCAGGTCCCGTCGATCATAGGATGACGGCTCGGTCCTTGCTGGATGAGTCATGGCCTTGGTCGGCACGGGAGTCTTTGGCGCCGTCTTCTTCCCCAGTTCCTCGCTCGTCTCCTTGAAGGATTCGAATTCCTGCGCCTTTTTCCAGAGATAGTACTCATAATCCCCAAAGTAGTTTCTCGCTTGGCCATCCTCGATTTCAACGACGCGCGTAGCAATCCGAGTTAAGAACGTGGGATCGTGGGAAATAAAGATGATGGTGCCGGGAAAGTCGGTCAACGCATCCGTAAGCACGTCGACAGAAGCAGGGTCCAAGTGGTTGGTCGGCTCATCGAGAAGCAATGTATTGGCCGGTTCCACCAACATTCTCGCCAGAGCCACGCGATTTCGCTCTCCTCCGCTTAATGCTTTGATCGGCTTCTTCTGGTCCGGCCCGGAAAACAGAAACGCTCCGGCGAGCCCGCGCAGGAAGTTCATCTCCGATTGCTTGGACACTTCCGACAGGGATTCCAGGACCGTATGTTCAGGGTTCAGAGTTTCAGCCTGATGTTGGGCAAAGTAGTGGAGCGTCACACCATGGCCGACCGTACGCTTTCCTTTCTCGAACGGCAGCACGCCGGCCAGCATTTTCAATAACGTACTCTTACCGGCGCCGTTCTCACCGACTAACGCAATCCGTTGGCCGCGCTCGACAGAGAA belongs to Nitrospiraceae bacterium and includes:
- the nuoF gene encoding NADH-quinone oxidoreductase subunit NuoF, with translation MTATAEARVLQTLDGAPWDIDAYMKVGGYEAWKKCVTELTPTQVVDELKKSGLRGRGGAGFPTGTKWDKVLNHRVKERYFVCNAGEHEPGTFKDRHLLKMIPHQLIEGCLIASRTVQAKASFIYVNHEYHEERENLRKALAQARARGLLGKNVLGTGVDIDLEVFEGHGSYVAGEETAMLESMQGRPAMPRQKPPFYPTDFGLYGKPTLVNNVETLCNVPRILQKGAAWFTQVGTERCPGTMMFSLSGAVNRPGVYEMPMGVTVRELIDRCGGGVVGGRKIKAVFPGGPAFSMITADQLDLPMDFDSLKKAGTGLGSAGVIVVDDATCMVAQTLKFSNFFKEESCGQCPPCRMGTINLASLMTKIEQGEGTQRDLDSLLQLCGFVKGTGYCTLVTGAAVLVQSSIKLFQHEFEEHIRLQRCPFQAVAVGVSTH
- a CDS encoding 2Fe-2S iron-sulfur cluster-binding protein is translated as MPHVTFLHPEGKSGVVTRNLTLLDAAKELGFRLNHDCGGNASCTTCRVEVQAGGEHLSEIEFEEQDLLDREALKEPWHRLGCQAKVLGDVVVRVPETKWAAPATGNSEAQGVDIR
- the erpA gene encoding iron-sulfur cluster insertion protein ErpA; amino-acid sequence: MVTITTVAEQKIKELMTEEKDVVGLRIYVRGGGCHGYQYGMAFESKMSDDDTVIEKGDVKVIMDSQSAPLLQGAEVDYVDSLQGSGFSIKNPQAKTTCGCGSSFSA
- a CDS encoding 6-carboxytetrahydropterin synthase; this encodes MAQASVTRRYRFCAAHRLHTDHLSPEENWAAFGKCNNPNGHGHNYVVLVTVKSGLKSTGDTVASLAALDRVVTDTIITRFDHHDLNQDPEFASRTTTGENLVKLIWDLLVEQLPGGSLEKVGVVETRDNYFEYAGPARPNGGSHG
- the folE gene encoding GTP cyclohydrolase I FolE, producing MAKLAVARRRRQEVEDVSRGGRSPNLVLLQSLVTQMLLALGEKPRRNGLVNTPERVAKALAFMTQGYQRNIDHLLNGALFPIEYDEMVIVKDIDFFSLCEHHLLPFFGKVHVGYLPNKKVVGLSKIPRIVDTFARRLQVQERLTTQIAETLESKLNANGVGVVVEARHLCMMMRGVEKQNTVAVTSSMLGTFRSQQQTRLEFLKLIRRGSVGDSD
- a CDS encoding alpha/beta fold hydrolase: MKAQINGIALAYTDKGAGLPVVFLHAFPLNRTMWGAQEEALASGYRVITIDLRGHGESDAPLWHYTLEQAADDVRALLDHLSVPHAVFVGLSMGGYILFTFYRKFADRVKGLILADTRAQADTPEGRLGRFQMAQVAYTQGPAAIADLMIPKLLSPGTIQSNPTLVQNVRSMIEGNQISGIAGDLMAMAERPDSIPLLHLITCPAQIIVGELDVATPPADSKLMAGQIPRAQLATIPGAAHLSNLERPELFNRIVGDFLSNCSKG
- a CDS encoding replication-associated recombination protein A, giving the protein MARDQHQPADLYTAPGTIADTSIRPLAARMRPQSFEDFIGQDEIVGPDRPLRKAIEADRLSSVIFWGPPGCGKTTLAHLVARHTRAHFVSFSAVTSGIPELREIVRMAEHRLATSRQKTILFVDEIHRFNKAQQDAFLPHVERGTIILVGATTENPSFEVIAPLLSRSLVVVLHPLPDFALGQILDRALSDGERGFGKLAIVMTEAAKQRLIAYGNGDARALLTALEFVVQETPRRSDGSLHIDEGLVDAALLKKSLRYDKTGEEHYNVISAYIKSLRDSDPNGALYWLARMLEAGEDPKFIARRMVIFASEDIGNADPLAIVVATSVAQAVQFVGLPEAQINLAQGTTYLASRPKDNASYIGLLEALEDAKAHGNLGVPLHLRNAVTSLMRDLGYGKGYRYVHEDQQAKTEQTHLPEPLQGRQYYRPKDKSQSTG
- a CDS encoding PilZ domain-containing protein, with the protein product MKRQESKPTAAVLASHERRKFVRATLIGSALVSPKTGAKAITAVLDNVNRIGAGLHAKDRLSMGEKVTVSLAFLDSERAEQQEKLDGTVAWVKPWEKGFLIGVTWDEVVTKEKNRWLNYYLEETIKSTI
- a CDS encoding ABC-F family ATP-binding cassette domain-containing protein codes for the protein MLQIESVHKQFATKVLLDGGSAHLRPETRVGLVGPNGVGKTTLFKMILGQESPDKGTIRTRPRLRIGYLPQELETISGKTVLDAAHRDQYPEYEAKRILSGLGFSESDFGRPVENLSGGYRMRVALAHLLLSNPDVLMLDEPTNHLDKPTQRWFEEFLLNSKLTLLVISHDTAFLDRITTHIWEIRDKTIQEFRGNYSKFKELRAARDAQLKAAANRQAKEVARVQKFIDRFRYQANKASQVQSRIKQLEKVKRIELQRDAKRVRFKFPLPSTSGRHVLELTGVAKSYGEKVVYQSLDFSVERGQRIALVGENGAGKSTLLKMLAGVLPFEKGKRTVGHGVTLHYFAQHQAETLNPEHTVLESLSEVSKQSEMNFLRGLAGAFLFSGPDQKKPIKALSGGERNRVALARMLVEPANTLLLDEPTNHLDPASVDVLTDALTDFPGTIIFISHDPTFLTRIATRVVEIEDGQARNYFGDYEYYLWKKAQEFESFKETSEELGKKTAPKTPVPTKAMTHPARTEPSSYDRRDLNKTQARLEKQVSRAEAEIAEYEAKIKARDQELADPALYKAFGKWHDLHLQQETWKKELERLTARWEALSAELLGVKQKLEAIS